TCAACTGCTAGTGGAGGTGAAAGACAAACTACTTGGCAAAATATAAATTTCTTCATACATTATATATGCTTATTTTTATTACACATAAATATAACAACAGTATTTACATATATACTGCTAATAGGTAGCGCCGGCCCACTGATGAATACATAAAAGAACTTGCCTTGCAATAATGTCAAGGATATAATATTTGAAGTGACACACTGTGAGAGGTCGTAAGTTTCCATCCTACCCATTAGTGACTGTCATACATCGTGATTAGATAGATAAATACACAAGTGGTTTGTCTTGCATAACAAACTCTGTTAAAGATGTAGCCCTGCCTTCTTCCTCAACCCACTTTTGATTTCCTGTTGTGCTTTAAAGtggctatttttttatttatttttttactgaggTGACAGTTTTGAGAGCATTAAAGTGCATCATGTAAAGTACATCCACTGATTAGAATGGTTTTATTAATGGttataaatgataataaaaaggtaatttaCCTTCAAAAAGTCTAACTCCTGACTTACGATGCTTGGATGTTACATTCATGTCTGGCTGTTTCTGTTTGCTGTATTTGGTAAGTGTGCGGGGCAGGCTATACAGATTTCTCTTTTTCTGTGTCTGCTCTTGTGCTATTAATGTACCAGTGCAAATTAGTATTTTGATGTATGTATAGTATGAGAGAATACATTAGAGacatttttttgggggggtgggGGTAATTTTGGATAATTTGTTACATTCTACATTTATGGTCAATATATCAAAAGGCGCTTATAGCCTGTCttcttttattaaaatgtttaaatctgTTTATGGATGGTATTGATTTAACAGCTGAAGACGTTCCTGAAGTTAAAGTGGAGACGGGCTTATATAGTCGTGTTGAACTCACTGGAAATAAACTTCATCAAGATACAGTTGATTCAGTGCAATGGAccaaactaaaactaaataaaacacGAGTATGTCTGAACTTTGTAAACAATGGTACCAGTAGTTCCAAATGCTACAGTGACTGCTGTGGAAAGACTCATTTCTATTTGAACAATAACACCCTCATTCTGGAGAACGTGACAGCACAGGATGAAGGAGTCTTCAAGGAAACTATAGTTAGAAGAAACGGAACTAAAAAAATCCAAacctttaaattaattattcaaTGTAAGTCAAGAAATATAAGAGTCATGCTTATTTATATGCAattcttatattttaaatgtgcttcCTCATTAACACATTTCATTTTAAGACCCACCAACTGCAACAGAAATAGTGCTCTCATGGACCTCCAGCACATCTGTGACTCTCAAATGTGAAGTGAGCGGGTCATTTCTGCATCTGATGTGGAAGAGAGAAAGAGTCCCCATTCTAGAGAAACACAGATACTCATTCAGTGAGAGGAATCAAACTCTACACATCAGCAACATAACCAGCTCAGATTACGGGACGTACAGCtgtgttgtttcaaatgcataTGACAAATCAGAACAGCACATATATATTACTGGTGAGCATCTTTTTTAAATCCTAAAATTATGTcatattgtaatataatattcaGTACCAGAATTTAAACCTAAAAACATCTTTAAACACAGAGGCATCTTGCAATAGCAGCACGATTGTGAACAAAAGAAGCATTGCGTAATCATGTGATTTTCTGGTTTTCTTTTAAGATGAGAACTCAACTGTTAACCAAGGAAATGGTACTAGTGGTCAAACTCAGTCTGGTCAGAAACTGCTTTCAAGTGGACTTACACTCATGGGTGTTGTTGGATTGTGCATCATGTTCTACGGCCTTTACAAATACCATCACAGTAAGACTTTCTCCCAAATACATGAACAATGTTGCTTTAGCAAAGTAATAACTGTATGTTTATGAAACCCACAGCCTTCATGATTTAGGTTCATTCTGTGACTCAGGTCATGAATGTCAATACCACGTAATCTCAGCAAATGTTCTCAAAAACAtcagaaaggaaaaaaagaatgaaCCGCAAACAAAAACCAGAAAAAATCCCTTTAAAAACTCCACAGCTACAAGCTAAAacctcaaatacaattacagcaacttttgtttttaaaagattttattttatagagAATATTTTTCTGTTATTGTATTTTAGGGCAAAGAGCAGAAAATGGCAGAACAACAGATGAAGgtattaaaaatgaatcaatgtgtgtgtacatatatattgtattatacaaCCAATTGCATTGTCATAATATCTGTGAAATGTACTTCACAGGAGATGCAGATTACACCATTGTAATTTATCAGGTAATGGccaatcaaaaacattaataaacatatgtaataatatttatatagacAGTAAAATGATTGATATATTCCTTTTCTTAAAGACcctatgaaaataaaaaaaaagttttaaggCTTTTATTCCAGATCTAGCTTTGAGGCCTCAATATGTTAATGCAAACTACCATTGCAAACTGGTTGTAGCAAATGCTGTCATATTTCTTATAGCTGTTAATCACATTTATAGTAAAGTATATCatgctatattttaaacaaCCCACCTTCACTTTAGCTCGTATCAATATTACTTTGTCCTGTTGTGTGACACTACAACATTTACCTTGCTGCACAATAGTGGTGCAGATATATGCAGATAAATCTAATTCACTGTTGGCTCCTTTGAGATTGTCCTATGAGTTTTATAATATGGCTTTTCATTTGGGATACTAGATGCTGATTattgtaacataaaaatactatacttatatattttgctattgtattgtGGAGTGATACTTTCATAAACATAAAGGCAAATGTTGGATCACAATAAGgaaccacagtttccacaaatcccttcactcgattTGGATGTTCTCTTTGGACGGCAAGGGCGGTGACTGTAATATTGAgcatattttgcagtattaagcATGTATTTATACCGATTTCATCAGGCtccaaaaattcttcaaaaagaacacaaagaatggccttctcagctgccatagttgcatcTTTTGCGTCATCAGagggtgttcaacgcaccacTGTTTCTGTTTGGAAAACGTTTTGGTCAGGGCTGAATGCAGCCCTGTTTTTTTTAGATAGAAACTGAAAGAGTTGTCACAAGCTTATGGTGGTGACACTGAAGTCATGGGACCATGGTGTAGTTTGTTCTTTAGCTTTCAACCTCTGGTGACTGCATtaaggcttcaaaattcattaaaattgTGTTGATCTGTAAAAAATGATTGTGATGGACAAAAGGTGTATGAGtttcataaacttttgttgatcacagagcttgttttttttgtgataatccAAAAGCGTATGGAAAAAAAACTTGGGTTTTGTCGAGAGAACCAGTGTGATGCTAACTGCTGGATGACCTACAAAGTGACGTCACAGTTGCACCGCTCCATTTCCACAAACTGCGCTGTGCCGTGTATTCTGAAGTGATCATTTGCATCCAGTGGAATGCTATGAATGATACAGGTACTAAATGTTTAtgattttcttaatattttgtttttaataataccTGTTTACTTTGACCCCTCCTGTCTCTCAGGAAGTGCCTGACTTTCAGCAGATGACTCCTTTGCCATACGTCTACACAGACTTCATGAAGCTGAAAGAGCCCAATGAAGTCTTTGGTTACTCTGAGGTTGGATCCACATGCAGGGTGGAAACAGTTGTTCAGTATTGTGATGAAGAGCAGCTGTCCTGATGCTGGAGAGGAATGACGACTAAGCATGTTGGAGTTAAAACAGCAAATAATAACACACGTTCATGAATCTGGTGCAGCTCAACTTACAAGAGCATCAGAGTCAGACGAGCAGGGgaaaaaatacatgtttaaaaaagaataattcataattatacaccatttataaataaatatttagacTATTATCTAGACTAGTTTACACCACAATagcaaataaatgtatatataattttatttggaaaaataaacatcattattagaataataaaaaaaaaaaggtgggcTAAAAGCACTTGATTTtgagatatattaatatatttaagattAAATGGATACAAAACTATATTCATTTCAAAGATAAATTATGGTGTTACATCCCTAATATTATTTTTGGAAAAGTAGGTGGTATTGAATTTATccttaaattgtaatttttgtcaTGAAATTGTCATAAAACTTTTCAATTTTAACAAACAGTGTTATCGTGGATTACTGTAACACAATTTCTTCCCTCACAAATGCTAgatttgaaataataaatatattatacataaatatgtctttagttaaccgatttagaaaaaaaaaatattttgttgttttcacaatttttgaattttaatggtcatttatttattcagaaattttagaaaaaaaagggTCATTTTATATTCCTGTCAAAGGAGTAAATGAAGGTGCCATTCCCTCAGAACTTATGAAATTACTAGGAAATGATATGAAAAACTAAACTTTGATCTTAGTCTTAAACTGGAagttattaatttaaaagacCAAAAACTTAATTATCTCAGAACAATCTGCAAATTTTCCACTGTTCCTTCAGCCATTGGATTTTAGAGATCACCATTTCAAGATGTCAAAAAGACCTTTAAAATCTCCAGAAACTTTTCTATCACCAATACATTTAGGGAGATATCATTTAAGATTGTTTATCATATTTAGGCTGTAATTgcaaagttttgtaaagatattgacttaaaatgtgttttctttaaagaaagaaattagagtattatacatttattttatgattgtATTTACACAAACTATTTTGGTGTGATTtggcttttttgttgttgttaaaaataGTACTAACATTAAATTACAACTCAAAGAAAAGGatgctgttgttttttaaaaagagaaTACTAATGACTTCAAAATGTGGTTTATCTTTATCCACAAATGTAAATGggaagtgaaaaaaaacaacaacctaattttagtaattttaaaacagaaataggTCACGACTTGTACACGTTAaaagaaacaagaaaaaaaaactaaattattttaaagcctTTAATCTATTTCTTTGAATAATTTGTACCTCTTTGTACTTGTTTATAGACATGTGAATTTCTTACTACTTTCtcttcttttattttaattatatttgtttATCATAGCATATGATTTGATGTAATTATTACTGCCATTCATCTTCATTGTTCAAAAgattgcatttaaaaaagtttacaTCCTGATCaaccaccagatggcagcaaaAACAGCTGTTACAACAATTACATTCATAAGCATCATTCTGAAAAAGAACAGAAGAAACTCATTTCCTCTCTTGCACTTGGATAATGTGGAGCATGAACACACTATAAAGACTTAAGCCATAAAAGGACTTCATTGAGAACTCCAGTGCCTTgcaataaatgtcaaggatacaaTATTTGAAGTGACACACTGTGAGAGGTCGTAAGTTTCCATCCTACCCATTAGTGACTGTCATACATCGTGATTAGATAGATAAATGACTTTCAGAGCTCTTGGGAGAGCACAAGTGGTTTGTCTTGCATGACAAACTCTGTTAAAGGTGCTGTATATCAATTAAACGGGGTGTCATGGAGTCAGCGGAAGATTAATTGATGTCAGTAAAGAGGTGCAAACTCTCAGTGCACAAAAGAGACAGTTTGGACAGTTGTCAATTACCTGAAAAGTCTCACCAAATCATGCATTTACAGTTAGAGTAGACTACGTTCATCATGTATACCTAAAGCAATGTCTTTATTGGGATACCAGGAATACATACTGCAACAGGATGCAAAGGATATGTTCCTTTCTTTGTTTTTCCTTCAGAAAAGCTAAAAGGAAGAAAGGAGTATTTCCTTTTAACAGACATGTGAAGATAATTGCACAGTCTCACTTTTTCTAAGTGTGCTTAAATTGTTCCACCCAAATTAAATGCTGGGAAATGATACCTGCAAACAGAAGGGGGATGTAAGTGTTTAATAATTTAACTTTAATCTCCTGTGatataaatagaaaaaacaaGAGAGGTTTGGGGACAGTGTTAATTAAAGATTTCCTATACAACTACAATAAGTGCAAACagatatttatatacaaaattGCACATATCATTTGGGTTTCggggagaaagaaaaaaaaacaacaacaacaaaaaaaaaaaaacaatatgtgGAAAATATTTTGCATCGCCCATTTGGggataaataaatcacaaagcGAACTCACCGGACACAGACGTTCCAGAACAAAGGAACAGACTAAATGCAACGCAGGTATCAGGAATAAAACATTTGAGATTTAGGTGATAAACAGATGCACTTTGATCTGAAGGTTTAATATCAGTGATTAAGCCCTATCTGGCAACCCTGAGACAAAAACAACCCCATTTCAGCATGTTTGACTAAGCTGAACATTCACTTGGAATTAATGGACCAAATCAGACTATGAGCACCATGAGGCTTCGGAGAGCCTCGTTCAAGTGCGTACAATCTGCAGGGTTTTGATTTTCATGAAAGCCACTGCATCAGTAATAGAGATGCACTTTTGATTACCTAATAATCATACCAATAGATTTAAAAGCAAATATTTTGACATGAAGGGTATCCTAAATCCTTTTACGATCCATTGTGTGCATTTAGAACTAAATTTAGAAAATGATATGCTACAGATGATAGAACAATCACACTGAATAAGGAGAAAGAAAAAGTACACACGTATGtcgaagaggaaaaaaatatttcacagcatttaaaatgttcaatttaTATTCTGATAGTCGCTGATGCCGTCCATGGTTTACATTGTCGTAATAACATATACATTATCTATTGTTATTCAAAGAAATTTCATATTACACCCTGAAGAGCTTCACTGTGATATTCAGTCCCTCTCTTCTGAAAATCCCCCTCTGTGTCCACTACCTGGTTGAACACAATCTGTGAATAATTtctcaaatatacaaaagtgcTCAGTCTTCAAGAAAGCGTAAAAAATGTCTATCTGGCCCGAAAAGCCTCTTCCCTTTTTTTAAGGCAAGTGGTGACCAGTAGGTCAAAAGACTCTTGCCACAGAACCGTGCTGTAACATCTCCCAATAAATATTGCAACAAATAATTCCCCCCACATTTGAAACGAGTGAGCAGAGTTAATGGCTTTTGGCATTTGTAGTTTCCACGAATGGCGAGAGCTTTACTTTTAATGTAGAAGGACGGGAATCTCTCTCAACTAGACATGGAAAGGGCACGAATGACCGAAGTATGCATTGTGAATGAGTGTAGAGCATGCCgaaatggaaaaaaacaacaaactgaAATGATTCCGAGATCTTTATACTACATTTACGTAAAAGCTTTTAAGACAGGACCGCTTGCAGACCTTGTCCCTTTGGCCCTCAATTTCTCTCTGAACTGTAGTTGAGGTACTGTAAACACTTTAGAGGGTGCTTGAGGGAGGCCGCGACCGAACAGCCGTTCAATGAATGATTCGCAAACATCAAGCCCCTTTCCTGTTATCCAGACTGAACAAAGCTGAATCGCACTCAATTCAAACAATATAATCCTCAGCCAATTAAAGTTCTGTGAGTTCAAGAGATTTCAGAACTCTCAGTCAGTTTAGATTTAGAGGATTCCGGAATTGGACGGATAAGGGGGAGTTTTGTTCAGGGAAAACATGCACTCATTTCCTTTCATTCTCACCAGCACAACAGCAATGACACAAGATGATACACCAGTCCCAGTAAAAGCTCTTTTCCAAAATGATTCTTTAGACAAAGTTATATATCATCTTTATAAATATCTTCTGTGCTGTTGTGTCCTCTATCAATATAAATAGCAAAATATAGTGTCTAGTTGAATCCCCTCAGCCGTTTACACTAACTAAAGCATCTTTTAATCCTTTTCTGAAAGGATCCGTTAGAAATAATGTACAATTTGAACTAAATCAAACAAAATGGATGCctgtacaaaacaaaattaacaaaataatacaaatactgTTGTTAGCCACAGGAGTGCATAGATGCTGAGTTTGTGAAATGAGTCTGGGAGGTGTGTGAAACCAACCGATTGGGTGAAAAGTGACAAAAGCTGATATcaacattgattttttttttcttttttttcttggagGTGGTGATGGTGCGTGGAAATCATCCGTGATG
The nucleotide sequence above comes from Chanodichthys erythropterus isolate Z2021 chromosome 10, ASM2448905v1, whole genome shotgun sequence. Encoded proteins:
- the LOC137029641 gene encoding leucine-rich repeats and immunoglobulin-like domains protein 2 isoform X2, whose product is MLGCYIHVWLFLFAVFAEDVPEVKVETGLYSRVELTGNKLHQDTVDSVQWTKLKLNKTRVCLNFVNNGTSSSKCYSDCCGKTHFYLNNNTLILENVTAQDEGVFKETIVRRNGTKKIQTFKLIIQYPPTATEIVLSWTSSTSVTLKCEVSGSFLHLMWKRERVPILEKHRYSFSERNQTLHISNITSSDYGTYSCVVSNAYDKSEQHIYITDENSTVNQGNGTSGQTQSGQKLLSSGLTLMGVVGLCIMFYGLYKYHHRQRAENGRTTDEGDADYTIVIYQRMEKKLGFCRENQCDANCWMTYKVTSQLHRSISTNCAVPCILK
- the LOC137029641 gene encoding leucine-rich repeats and immunoglobulin-like domains protein 2 isoform X1, encoding MLGCYIHVWLFLFAVFAEDVPEVKVETGLYSRVELTGNKLHQDTVDSVQWTKLKLNKTRVCLNFVNNGTSSSKCYSDCCGKTHFYLNNNTLILENVTAQDEGVFKETIVRRNGTKKIQTFKLIIQYPPTATEIVLSWTSSTSVTLKCEVSGSFLHLMWKRERVPILEKHRYSFSERNQTLHISNITSSDYGTYSCVVSNAYDKSEQHIYITDENSTVNQGNGTSGQTQSGQKLLSSGLTLMGVVGLCIMFYGLYKYHHRQRAENGRTTDEGDADYTIVIYQEVPDFQQMTPLPYVYTDFMKLKEPNEVFGYSEVGSTCRVETVVQYCDEEQLS
- the LOC137029641 gene encoding leucine-rich repeats and immunoglobulin-like domains protein 2 isoform X3, which encodes MLGCYIHVWLFLFAVFAEDVPEVKVETGLYSRVELTGNKLHQDTVDSVQWTKLKLNKTRVCLNFVNNGTSSSKCYSDCCGKTHFYLNNNTLILENVTAQDEGVFKETIVRRNGTKKIQTFKLIIQYPPTATEIVLSWTSSTSVTLKCEVSGSFLHLMWKRERVPILEKHRYSFSERNQTLHISNITSSDYGTYSCVVSNAYDKSEQHIYITDENSTVNQGNGTSGQTQSGQKLLSSGLTLMGVVGLCIMFYGLYKYHHRQRAENGRTTDEDYTIVIYQRMEKKLGFCRENQCDANCWMTYKVTSQLHRSISTNCAVPCILK